A stretch of the Denticeps clupeoides chromosome 6, fDenClu1.1, whole genome shotgun sequence genome encodes the following:
- the plp1b gene encoding proteolipid protein 1b isoform X2, which produces MGCYDCCVRCLGAVPYASLAATLLCYAGVALFCICGHQALGQTETLVETHFARNIQDYVVLASFIKYFQYVIYGLASFFFLYGILLLAEGFYTTSAVKQKFGEFRSTQCGRCLSLTFIIVTYILAIIWLGVFAFSAIPVYFFYNMADTCYTINILSETTTSLNQHAWVCMDARQYGLLPWSAMPGKVCGMTLASICKTKEFFVTYDLYVAAFAGAGVTLLALFLYVVATTYNYAVLRFLGRKAMRC; this is translated from the exons atGG GTTGTTACGACTGCTGTGTGCGCTGCCTGGGGGCAGTGCCCTATGCCAGTCTAGCCGCCACACTGCTCTGCTACGCGGGCGTGGCGCTCTTCTGCATTTGCGGGCACCAGGCACTGGGGCAGACCGAGACCCTCGTCGAGACGCACTTTGCTCGGAACATTCAGGATTACGTTGTCCTTGCGTCATT CATTAAGTACTTCCAGTATGTCATCTACGGCCTGGCATCCTTCTTCTTCCTGTACGGCATTCTGCTGCTGGCAGAGGGCTTCTACACCACCAGCGCCGTCAAGCAGAAGTTCGGGGAGTTCAGGAGCACGCAGTGCGGCCGCTGCCTCAGCCTgacg TTCATTATTGTGACGTACATCCTGGCTATTATTTGGCTGGGGGTGTTCGCTTTCTCCGCCATCCCGGTCTACTTCTTCTACAACATGGCGGACACCTGCTACACCATCAACATCCTGTCTGAGACAACCACCAGCCTCAACCAGCATGCCTGGGTTTGCATGGATGCTAGGCAATATG GGCTGCTCCCCTGGAGCGCTATGCCAGGAAAGGTCTGTGGAATGACCCTGGCATCCATCTGCAAAACCAAAGAG TTCTTTGTGACCTATGACCTGTACGTTGCGGCATTTGCTGGGGCAGGGGTGACACTTCTGGCACTG TTCCTCTATGTGGTAGCCACCACTTATAACTATGCAGTCCTGCGATTTCTGGGCAGGAAGGCGATGCGTTGCTAG
- the plp1b gene encoding proteolipid protein 1b isoform X1: MFPVKQPWLCKALGCYDCCVRCLGAVPYASLAATLLCYAGVALFCICGHQALGQTETLVETHFARNIQDYVVLASFIKYFQYVIYGLASFFFLYGILLLAEGFYTTSAVKQKFGEFRSTQCGRCLSLTFIIVTYILAIIWLGVFAFSAIPVYFFYNMADTCYTINILSETTTSLNQHAWVCMDARQYGLLPWSAMPGKVCGMTLASICKTKEFFVTYDLYVAAFAGAGVTLLALFLYVVATTYNYAVLRFLGRKAMRC; this comes from the exons ATGTTTCCAGTGAAGCAGCCATGGCTTTGCAAAGCCTTAG GTTGTTACGACTGCTGTGTGCGCTGCCTGGGGGCAGTGCCCTATGCCAGTCTAGCCGCCACACTGCTCTGCTACGCGGGCGTGGCGCTCTTCTGCATTTGCGGGCACCAGGCACTGGGGCAGACCGAGACCCTCGTCGAGACGCACTTTGCTCGGAACATTCAGGATTACGTTGTCCTTGCGTCATT CATTAAGTACTTCCAGTATGTCATCTACGGCCTGGCATCCTTCTTCTTCCTGTACGGCATTCTGCTGCTGGCAGAGGGCTTCTACACCACCAGCGCCGTCAAGCAGAAGTTCGGGGAGTTCAGGAGCACGCAGTGCGGCCGCTGCCTCAGCCTgacg TTCATTATTGTGACGTACATCCTGGCTATTATTTGGCTGGGGGTGTTCGCTTTCTCCGCCATCCCGGTCTACTTCTTCTACAACATGGCGGACACCTGCTACACCATCAACATCCTGTCTGAGACAACCACCAGCCTCAACCAGCATGCCTGGGTTTGCATGGATGCTAGGCAATATG GGCTGCTCCCCTGGAGCGCTATGCCAGGAAAGGTCTGTGGAATGACCCTGGCATCCATCTGCAAAACCAAAGAG TTCTTTGTGACCTATGACCTGTACGTTGCGGCATTTGCTGGGGCAGGGGTGACACTTCTGGCACTG TTCCTCTATGTGGTAGCCACCACTTATAACTATGCAGTCCTGCGATTTCTGGGCAGGAAGGCGATGCGTTGCTAG